One Bos taurus isolate L1 Dominette 01449 registration number 42190680 breed Hereford chromosome 25, ARS-UCD2.0, whole genome shotgun sequence genomic window carries:
- the GPER1 gene encoding G-protein coupled estrogen receptor 1 — protein MELLPGAYNSTAAGLQLPRALANGSAALSERQQYAIGLFLSCLYTIFLFPIGFVGNLLILVVNIRFREKMTIPDLYFINLAAADLILVADSLIEVFNLDEQYYDIAALCTFMSLFLQVNMYSSVFFLTWMSFDRYLALAKAVRCGPFRTKPRARLSCGLIWMASVSATLVPFTAVHLQHSEDACFCFADVREVQWLEVTLGFLLPFAVIGLCYSLIVRVLVSTQRHRGLRPRRQKALRMILAVVLVFFVCWLPENVFISVHLLRRVPPGAAPCQRSPRHAHPLAGHVVNLAAFSNSCLNPLIYSFLGETFRDKLRLYLEQKTGLSALNRLCHAALKAVVPDSTEQAEVKLSSTV, from the coding sequence ATGGAGCTGCTGCCGGGCGCCTACAACAGCACGGCCGCGGGGCTGCAGCTGCCGCGAGCGCTGGCCAACGGCTCGGCGGCGCTCTCGGAGCGGCAGCAGTACGCCATCGGGCTCTTCCTCTCCTGCCTGTACACCATCTTCCTCTTCCCCATCGGCTTCGTGGGCAACCTGCTCATCCTGGTGGTGAACATCCGCTTCCGGGAGAAGATGACCATCCCTGACCTGTACTTCATCAACCTGGCGGCCGCAGACCTCATCCTGGTGGCGGACTCACTCATCGAGGTGTTCAACCTGGACGAGCAGTACTATGACATCGCCGCGCTCTGCACATTCATGTCTCTCTTCCTGCAGGTCAACATGTACAGCAGCGTCTTCTTCCTCACCTGGATGAGCTTCGACCGCTACCTGGCCCTGGCCAAGGCCGTGCGCTGCGGCCCGTTCCGCACCAAGCCGCGCGCGCGGCTGAGCTGCGGCCTCATCTGGATGGCCTCCGTGTCCGCCACGCTGGTGCCCTTCACGGCCGTCCACCTGCAGCACAGCGAGGACGCGTGCTTCTGCTTCGCGGACGTGCGGGAGGTGCAGTGGCTGGAGGTCACGCTGGGCTTCCTGCTGCCCTTCGCTGTCATCGGCCTCTGCTACTCGCTCATCGTGCGCGTGCTGGTGAGCACGCAGCGGCACCGCGGCCTGCGCCCGCGGAGGCAGAAGGCACTGCGCATGATCCTGGCCGTGGTGCTGGTCTTCTTCGTGTGCTGGCTGCCCGAGAACGTCTTCATCAGCGTGCACCTGCTCCGGCGCGTGCCGCCAGGGGCCGCGCCCTGCCAGCGCTCCCCCCGCCACGCCCACCCGCTGGCCGGCCACGTGGTCAACCTGGCCGCCTTCTCCAACAGCTGCCTCAACCCACTCATCTACAGCTTCCTCGGGGAGACCTTCCGCGACAAGCTGCGGCTCTACCTAGAGCAGAAAACCGGCCTGTCGGCCTTGAACCGCCTCTGCCACGCGGCCCTGAAGGCCGTGGTCCCGGACAGCACGGAGCAGGCCGAGGTGAAGCTCAGCAGCACCGTGTAG
- the GPR146 gene encoding probable G-protein coupled receptor 146, with amino-acid sequence MWSCPLNGTDGEDPLPCLHVQRALSALSLLYLLGGVPLGLGYNALLLLANLHDPGSMTMPDVYFANMAAAGLLLCALAPAHLLGPGAAGGAAWDLGSEVHVSLLVLFNVAALVTLYSTALLGLDCYIERALPRTYMSSVYNTRHVCGFVWGGALLAGFSSLLFHICSHVAARLVECSRMRDAAAADAIMLLVGYLVPGLAALYALALLVRVRKEDTPLDRDAGRPDPSAHRLLVATTCAQFGLWTPHYLMLLGRTVLAARGKPLDGHHVGTLLLAKDLSRFLAFASSAVVPLLYRHIDRNFPGKLRRLMKKLRRGHQNCSPDQAGAQPVTT; translated from the coding sequence ATGTGGAGCTGCCCGCTCAACGGCACGGACGGCGAGGACCCGCTGCCCTGCCTGCACGTCCAGAGAGCGCTGTCCGCGCTGTCGCTGCTCTACCTGCTGGGCGGCGTCCCCCTCGGCCTGGGCTACAACGCGCTTCTGCTGCTGGCCAACCTGCACGACCCAGGCAGCATGACCATGCCCGACGTCTACTTTGCCAACATGGCGGCGGCCGGGCTGCTACTCTGCGCCCTGGCGCCCGCGCACCTGCTGGGCCCTGGCGCAGCTGGCGGAGCCGCCTGGGACCTGGGCAGCGAGGTGCACGTCTCGCTGCTGGTGCTGTTCAACGTGGCGGCGCTAGTGACGCTGTACTCCACGGCCCTGCTGGGCCTGGACTGCTACATCGAGCGCGCGCTGCCACGCACCTACATGTCCAGCGTCTACAACACCCGGCACGTGTGCGGCTTCGTCTGGGGCGGCGCCCTGCTCGCCGGCTTCTCCTCTCTGCTCTTCCACATCTGCAGCCACGTGGCCGCGCGGCTGGTGGAGTGCTCGCGGATGCGGGACGCGGCGGCGGCCGACGCCATCATGCTGCTCGTCGGCTACCTGGTGCCTGGCCTGGCCGCACTCTATGCGCTCGCGCTCCTGGTGCGGGTCCGCAAGGAGGACACGCCGCTCGACCGGGACGCGGGCCGCCCGGACCCCTCGGCGCACAGGCTGCTGGTGGCCACCACGTGCGCGCAGTTCGGGCTCTGGACGCCCCATTACCTGATGCTCCTGGGGCGCACGGTCCTGGCGGCGCGGGGGAAGCCACTGGACGGGCACCACGTGGGGACGCTGCTCCTCGCCAAGGACCTGTCCAGGTTCCTGGCCTTCGCCAGCAGCGCTGTGGTGCCGCTTCTGTACCGCCACATCGACAGAAACTTCCCCGGCAAGCTGCGGCGGCTGATGAAGAAGCTGCGCCGCGGGCACCAGAACTGCTCCCCAGACCAAGCAGGGGCGCAGCCGGTGACGACATAG
- the GPR146 gene encoding probable G-protein coupled receptor 146 isoform X1: MLCGPASRPSTAQASAQRAGARWPSRGKWAANRLEEDGQGLRGPLRPGPAWGSFPHPGPQPAMWSCPLNGTDGEDPLPCLHVQRALSALSLLYLLGGVPLGLGYNALLLLANLHDPGSMTMPDVYFANMAAAGLLLCALAPAHLLGPGAAGGAAWDLGSEVHVSLLVLFNVAALVTLYSTALLGLDCYIERALPRTYMSSVYNTRHVCGFVWGGALLAGFSSLLFHICSHVAARLVECSRMRDAAAADAIMLLVGYLVPGLAALYALALLVRVRKEDTPLDRDAGRPDPSAHRLLVATTCAQFGLWTPHYLMLLGRTVLAARGKPLDGHHVGTLLLAKDLSRFLAFASSAVVPLLYRHIDRNFPGKLRRLMKKLRRGHQNCSPDQAGAQPVTT, translated from the exons ATGCTCTGTGGACCAGCGTCCCGGCCCAGCACTGCCCAGGCCTCTGCTCAGCGCGCAGGAGCCCGCTGGCCTTCGAGAGGGAAATGGGCAGCGAATCGGCTAGAAGAGGATGGACAAGGGCTCCGAGGACCCCTCAGGCCCGGCCCTGCCTGGGGCTCCTTCCCACACCCTGGACCCCAG CCCGCCATGTGGAGCTGCCCGCTCAACGGCACGGACGGCGAGGACCCGCTGCCCTGCCTGCACGTCCAGAGAGCGCTGTCCGCGCTGTCGCTGCTCTACCTGCTGGGCGGCGTCCCCCTCGGCCTGGGCTACAACGCGCTTCTGCTGCTGGCCAACCTGCACGACCCAGGCAGCATGACCATGCCCGACGTCTACTTTGCCAACATGGCGGCGGCCGGGCTGCTACTCTGCGCCCTGGCGCCCGCGCACCTGCTGGGCCCTGGCGCAGCTGGCGGAGCCGCCTGGGACCTGGGCAGCGAGGTGCACGTCTCGCTGCTGGTGCTGTTCAACGTGGCGGCGCTAGTGACGCTGTACTCCACGGCCCTGCTGGGCCTGGACTGCTACATCGAGCGCGCGCTGCCACGCACCTACATGTCCAGCGTCTACAACACCCGGCACGTGTGCGGCTTCGTCTGGGGCGGCGCCCTGCTCGCCGGCTTCTCCTCTCTGCTCTTCCACATCTGCAGCCACGTGGCCGCGCGGCTGGTGGAGTGCTCGCGGATGCGGGACGCGGCGGCGGCCGACGCCATCATGCTGCTCGTCGGCTACCTGGTGCCTGGCCTGGCCGCACTCTATGCGCTCGCGCTCCTGGTGCGGGTCCGCAAGGAGGACACGCCGCTCGACCGGGACGCGGGCCGCCCGGACCCCTCGGCGCACAGGCTGCTGGTGGCCACCACGTGCGCGCAGTTCGGGCTCTGGACGCCCCATTACCTGATGCTCCTGGGGCGCACGGTCCTGGCGGCGCGGGGGAAGCCACTGGACGGGCACCACGTGGGGACGCTGCTCCTCGCCAAGGACCTGTCCAGGTTCCTGGCCTTCGCCAGCAGCGCTGTGGTGCCGCTTCTGTACCGCCACATCGACAGAAACTTCCCCGGCAAGCTGCGGCGGCTGATGAAGAAGCTGCGCCGCGGGCACCAGAACTGCTCCCCAGACCAAGCAGGGGCGCAGCCGGTGACGACATAG